One Helianthus annuus cultivar XRQ/B chromosome 7, HanXRQr2.0-SUNRISE, whole genome shotgun sequence genomic region harbors:
- the LOC110867245 gene encoding uncharacterized protein LOC110867245: protein MASEDEDKTAFVTNEGLFCYTKMPFGLKNAGATYQRLMDKAFKAQIGRNLEIYVDDLVIKSREEDDMIDDILETFTRLRSINLKLNPKKCSFGLEEGKFLGVWVTRSGIQAHPDKIKAVVSMQPPKTIKEIQSLNGKLVALHRFVSKAADRSIPFMNVLKKRTAKGQIEWTPEADSAFQELKVCLGSLPTLTAPSTGETVTVYLSASHFAISAVLVVHRNQAQIPVYYVSRILKDYETRYPMVEKLALALVHASRRLRRYFQAFNIEVQTDLQIQQILRKPEVSGRLTKWAIELSAFDITYRTRGPVKGQAVADFLTEVPTGESVKGQPILPKVWNLYTDGASSKEGSGAGLILIDPEGIEYTYALRFEFKTSNNEAEYEALLAGLQTAAKAGATSVLAHVDSLLVANQVSGEYEAREDNMVRYLQQVNSLISSFDSCKIVHIPRSKNKKADALSKLASVTFCHLSKEVLVETLRTPAIQETRPVMSVSVAEKSWMTPIVDYLKNGTLPEDKAQARKLKVKALQYQIHDGQLYRKTFLGPLLKCLTPEEASYVIREIHWGICGIHAGPRMVIAKVMNAGYFWPGMHQSAVDELQSCEDCQRHAPVSHRAKNNLVPVTSAWPFQKWGIDIVGPFPVSTGGVRFLLVAIDYFTKWVEAKPLRTITGDQVLRFAWENIVCRFGMPLCIVSDNGKQFAEKPFKTWCQRMNIEQSFASVAHPQANGQVERTNRSIVEGIKKRLGKEGVSWADELPHVLWAHRTMPKTSNKETPFSLTYGTEAVIPAEVGIPTPRIQLSQQENERELRLNLDLIEERRELAAIREAKYKKELEKHYNSKVKETRFKIGEYVMRNNEASLAEGTGKLAPKWEGPYQIKTAGEDGAYTLIKMDGTSVPRTWNGVHLKKCYL from the coding sequence ATGGCTTCAGAGGACGAAGATAAGACCGCGTTCGTAACAAACGAAGGATTGTTCTGTTATACCAAAATGCCATTCGGTCTGAAAAACGCCGGAGCCACATATCAGAGATTGATGGATAAAGCGTTCAAAGCTCAGATCGGAAGAAACTTGGAGATCTATGTAGATGACTTGGTCATAAAAAGCCGAGAGGAAGACGACATGATAGACGATATACTCGAAACCTTTACAAGGCTTCGGAGTATCAATCTCAAACTCAATCCCAAGAAATGCTCTTTCGGCTTGGAAGAGGGAAAGTTCCTCGGGGTATGGGTCACACGATCCGGAATCCAGGCGCACCCGGATAAAATCAAGGCAGTAGTCTCCATGCAGCCTCCTAAAACCATCAAAGAGATCCAGTCCTTAAATGGGAAACTCGTCGCTCTTCATCGTTTCGTTTCAAAAGCAGCAGATCGCTCCATCCCTTTCATGAACGTATTAAAAAAGCGAACGGCAAAAGGCCAAATAGAATGGACGCCAGAAGCAGACTCGGCATTTCAGGAGTTAAAGGTATGCCTCGGGTCCCTGCCCACTTTGACCGCACCCTCTACCGGAGAAACCGTCACCGTATATCTATCTGCGTCCCACTTTGCgataagtgcagtactcgtagtGCACCGGAATCAGGCACAAATCCCGGTCTATTATGTAAGCCGCATCTTGAAAGACTACGAAACTCGGTACCCGATGGTAGAAAAACTGGCACTCGCCTTGGTACATGCTTCCAGACGCCTCCGAAGGTACTTCCAAGCTTTTAATATAGAAGTACAGACCGATCTCCAGATCCAGCAAATTCTTAGGAAGCCAGAGGTCTCCGGGCGTCTCAccaaatgggcaatagagctcAGTGCCTTTGATATCACATATCGTACCAGAGGTCCAGTAAAGGGGCAGGCAGTAGCCGATTTCCTCACAGAGGTCCCGACCGGAGAAAGCGTCAAAGGACAACCCATCTTACCAAAGGTATGGAACCTGTATACGGACGGGGCTTCCAGCAAGGAAGGGTCGGGAGCAGGTTTAATTCTGATAGATCCGGAGGGAATAGAGTACACTTACGCGTTACGTTTCGAATTCAAGACGTCAAATAACGAAGCAGAGTATGAGGCTCTCCTTGCAGGCTTGCAAACTGCAGCCAAAGCAGGTGCAACCTCCGTATTAGCTCATGTCGATTCATTACTGGTAGCCAATCAAGTCAGTGGCGAATATGAGGCACGAGAAGATAATATGGTTCGGTATCTACAACAGGTCAACAGTTTAATCTCCTCTTTCGATTCTTGCAAAATAGTGCATATACCGAGAAGCAAAAACAAAAAAGCCGACGCTTTGAGCAAACTGGCATCCGTAACATTCTGCCATCTATCAAAAGAGGTTCTAGTCGAGACCTTGCGAACTCCAGCCATCCAAGAGACGAGGCCGGTCATGTCAGTTTCCGTGGCCGAAAAGTCTTGGATGACTCCGATCGTGGATTACTTGAAAAATGGTACGCTCCCAGAAGACAAGGCTCAGGCACGGAAGTTAAAAGTGAAAGCACTGCAGTATCAGATACACGATGGTCAGCTCTACAGAAAAACCTTTTTAGGCCCGCTCCTAAAATGCCTAACCCCGGAGGAAGCAAGTTACGTTATAAGGGAAATACATTGGGGAATATGCGGCATCCACGCAGGGCCAAGGATGGTTATTGCAAAAGTCATGAACGCCGGGTATTTTTGGCCAGGAATGCATCAAAGCGCAGTAGACGAGCTCCAGTCATGCGAAGACTGCCAACGCCACGCCCCCGTAAGTCATCGTGCCAAAAACAATCTCGTACCTGTAACCTCGGCCTGGCCATTCCAGAAATGGGGGATCGACATCGTAGGTCCTTTCCCCGTCTCCACCGGAGGAGTAAGATTTCTATTGGTCGCCATCGACTACTTtactaaatgggttgaagctaaGCCCCTCCGGACGATCACAGGAGACCAAGTGCTGAGGTTCGCATGGGAAAACATAGTGTGCAGGTTCGGAATGCCTCTTTGCATAGTGAGCGATAATGGTAAACAGTTTGCGGAGAAGCCGTTTAAAACATGGTGCCAAAGAATGAACATCGAACAGAGCTTCGCTTCGGTAGCCCATCCCCAGGCCAATGGGCAAGTGGAAAGAACCAACCGAAGTATCGTAGAAGGAATTAAAAAACGGTTGGGGAAGGAAGGCGTTTCATGGGCGGACGAACTTCCGCATGTCCTATGGGCACACCGAACCATGCCCAAAACAAGCAACAAAGAAACTCCTTTCAGCTTGACCTACGGCACCGAAGCTGTCATACCTGCAGAGGTAGGGATCCCCACGCCCCGCATACAACTAAGCCAGCAAGAAAACGAAAGAGAACTCCGTTTAAACCTCGATTTAATCGAAGAAAGGAGGGAACTTGCGGCAATCCGGGAGGCCAAATATAAAAAAGAGTTGGAAAAACACTACAACTCCAAAGTTAAGGAAACCCGGTTCAAGATCGGAGAATACGTTATGCGGAACAATGAAGCAAGTTTAGCCGAAGGAACGGGGAAGTtagcccccaagtgggaagggcCCTATCAGATCAAAACAGCAGGAGAAGACGGCGCATACACTTTAATCAAGATGGATGGAACCTCCGTCCCGCGTACTTGGAACGGAGTGCACCTTAAAAAGTGTTATCTTTAG
- the LOC110869237 gene encoding probable pectinesterase/pectinesterase inhibitor 61 has protein sequence MEYGRLGSYQPGRNAPLKPLSSTSSAGPTPNSSSKTIKFLLLIAAFILVVASLVSVGLVVRLRPTKHSGSHPRPTQAMSRVCSQTRYKDLCLSSLLNFPGSLTASDKDMVHISVNMTLQHVGRALYTSAEISNLEMDTHVRSAYEDCLELLEDSVDQLTQSLQSVQGGGSSEDVMTWLSAALTNQDTCAEGLSEVENGYVKQQMDEKLKDLSELVSNCLAIYAAAGDDFKGVPIQHRRRRLMSFPKWLSREERRLLQAPVAGIQADIVVSSDGSGTCKTIAEAIKKAPENSGRRIIIYVKAGRYEEDNLKVGRKKTNLMFVGDGKGKTVITGGINRVVDNVTTFHTASFAATGAGFIARDITFENYAGPARHQAVALRIGADHAVVHRCAIIGYQDTLYVHSNRQFFRECDIYGTVDFIFGNAAVVFQSCNIYARKPMPQQKVTITAQNRKDPNQNTGISIHVCRLVAQPDLEASKASFPTYLGRPWKLYARTVYMQTYMGDHIHPRGWLEWAGTFALDTLYYGEYMNNGPGAAVGQRVKWPGYRVITSTIEASRFTVGQFIYGSSWLPSTGVAFLAGLSP, from the exons atggAATACGGCAGGCTAGGAAGCTATCAGCCGGGAAGAAACGCCCCATTAAAGCCATTATCTTCAACCTCCTCTGCAGGGCCTACACCCAACTCTAGTTCCAAAACTATAAAGTTTCTCCTCCTCATTGCTGCATTCATTCTTGTTGTAGCGTCCCTGGTGTCCGTGGGACTCGTGGTGCGTCTCCGTCCAACCAAACACAGCGGATCTCATCCCCGCCCGACCCAAGCCATGTCACGAGTCTGCAGCCAGACTCGTTACAAGGATCTGTGTTTGAGCTCGCTACTTAATTTCCCGGGCTCACTGACCGCGTCCGATAAAGACATGGTCCACATTTCGGTTAACATGACGCTGCAGCACGTGGGAAGGGCGTTGTACACGTCAGCTGAGATCAGTAACCTTGAAATGGATACACACGTACGGTCAGCATACGAGGACTGTCTCGAACTTCTGGAGGATTCTGTAGACCAGCTTACGCAGTCGCTGCAATCTGTTCAGGGAGGTGGGTCCAGTGAGGATGTGATGACGTGGCTGAGCGCGGCGCTGACGAATCAGGACACGTGTGCGGAAGGGTTGTCCGAGGTGGAGAATGGATATGTTAAACAGCAGATGGATGAGAAGCTAAAGGACTTGTCGGAATTGGTGAGTAACTGTTTGGCGATATACGCGGCGGCTGGGGATGATTTTAAGGGAGTTCCGATACAGCACCGGCGTAGGAGGTTAATGTCGTTTCCGAAGTGGTTGAGTAGGGAGGAGAGAAGGCTGCTGCAGGCACCGGTGGCCGGTATCCAAGCGGATATAGTGGTGTCGAGTGATGGAAGTGGGACGTGTAAGACTATCGCGGAGGCCATAAAGAAGGCTCCTGAGAATAGTGGCCGTAGGATAATAATCTACGTTAAGGCAGGAAG GTACGAGGAAGATAACTTAAAAGTGGGAAGGAAGAAGACAAATTTGATGTTTGTAGGGGATGGAAAGGGCAAAACGGTCATCACAGGAGGAATAAATAGGGTAGTTGACAATGTGACGACTTTTCACACCGCATCTTTCG CTGCAACCGGTGCTGGTTTCATAGCCAGGGATATCACATTTGAGAACTATGCCGGCCCTGCCAGACACCAAGCTGTGGCACTCAGAATCGGAGCTGACCATGCAGTCGTTCATCGATGCGCCATCATCGGATACCAAGACACGTTATACGTCCACTCCAACCGCCAGTTTTTCCGTGAATGTGACATTTATGGCACCGTGGATTTCATCTTTGGCAATGCTGCTGTGGTTTTCCAAAGCTGCAACATATATGCAAGAAAACCAATGCCACAACAAAAGGTCACCATTACCGCTCAAAACCGAAAAGACCCAAATCAAAACACCGGTATCTCAATCCACGTTTGTCGGCTCGTGGCCCAGCCTGATCTGGAGGCATCAAAGGCAAGTTTCCCGACATATCTTGGGCGACCATGGAAACTTTATGCACGGACAGTGTACATGCAGACATACATGGGAGACCACATTCACCCTAGGGGTTGGCTAGAATGGGCTGGGACGTTTGCACTCGACACATTGTACTATGGTGAGTATATGAACAATGGGCCAGGAGCGGCTGTCGGTCAGCGGGTTAAATGGCCAGGCTATCGGGTGATCACTTCAACCATAGAGGCGAGCCGGTTCACAGTGGGCCAGTTTATATATGGATCCTCATGGTTGCCTTCTACTGGAGTTGCATTTTTAGCTGGTTTATCTCCATAA
- the LOC110869236 gene encoding pentatricopeptide repeat-containing protein At2g32630, which translates to MSNKTLSSAFKSISKHPIISNSNQQIANSISNTLKSSQSFDQTQFPPSKLNPQIITLILSNPQIPPQSCFNFFNSLKPNNLNLIEPYISFSCRLYKAKDYAFAKQILNQLAVNDNIKHPVQKIASFLDNNCDGVRKIVVGKLIDTLFRVYAENGRFEDSLEVFEYMKSNGFSKIDDRSCMVFLLAAKRCEKFGLVSGFFRTMVDSGVGITVYSMTIAVSAMCKIGESVKARELMDEMVVKGVRPNVNTYNVLIDAHLKKSEFREVEVILDLMKSERVLYNVATYTLLIEFYSILGNVEDAEKVFDEMLEKGIVADVYAYTSMISCNCKVGNLKRAFELFDELTERGLVPNVHTYGVLLNGVCKAGEMKAAEVLLSEMKSKGLDVNDIIINTLMDGYCKKGNVDDAIKLQSLMETKGFKPSVVSYNIIAAGLCKANRLEEAKTLLFTMADRGVAPNTLTYTTLIDIFCKQGEFVEARRTFKQMESKGERPNVVTYNAFIDGYCKKGLMKEAHRIRSEMEAKGMMPDLYTFTCLVHGECMAGRVDDAKKLFDEMPQRGFVRNVISYTAMIAGLSKEGRSEEAFKLYDEMQKAGISPDDTLYSSLVGSLHNVKC; encoded by the coding sequence ATGTCGAACAAAACCCTATCATCAGCATTCAAATCCATCTCAAAACACCCAATTATctcaaattcaaatcaacaaaTCGCCAATTCCATCTCCAACACCCTCAAGTCTTCCCAATCTTTCGATCAAACCCAATTTCCCCCATCCAAATTAAACCCTCAAATCATAACCCTAATCCTCTCAAACCCACAAATACCACCTCAATCTTGCTTCAATTTCTTCAATTCCCTCAAACCTAACAACCTCAATCTCATCGAACCCTACATTTCCTTCTCTTGTCGCCTTTACAAAGCTAAAGATTACGCCTTTGCTAAACAAATCTTGAATCAGTTAGCTGTTAATGATAATATCAAACACCCAGTTCAAAAAATTGCATCTTTTCTTGATAATAATTGTGATGGGGTCAGAAAGATTGTTGTAGGGAAGTTGATTGATACTCTGTTTCGTGTTTACGCCGAAAACGGGCGGTTTGAGGACAGCTTGGAGGTTTTTGAGTACATGAAAAGTAATGGGTTTAGTAAGATTGATGATAGGTCTTGTATGGTGTTCTTGCTTGCAGCGAAAAGATGTGAGAAGTTTGGTTTAGTGTCGGGTTTTTTTCGAACGATGGTTGATTCGGGAGTTGGGATAACGGTTTATTCGATGACTATTGCGGTCTCGGCGATGTGTAAGATTGGCGAGAGTGTTAAGGCTAGAGAATTGATGGATGAGATGGTTGTGAAAGGGGTTAGACCGAATGTGAATACGTATAATGTATTGATTGATGCGCATTTGAAGAAATCGGAGTTTAGGGAAGTGGAGGTGATTCTTGATTTGATGAAGAGTGAGAGGGTTTTGTACAATGTGGCGACTTATACACTTTTGATCGAGTTTTATTCGATATTGGGCAACGTTGAGGATGCAGagaaggtgtttgatgaaatgcttgagaAGGGGATAGTTGCGGATGTTTATGCATACACTTCGATGATTAGTTGCAACTGTAAGGTGGGGAATTTGAAACGGGCTTTCGAACTGTTTGATGAATTGACGGAGCGAGGACTTGTCCCGAACGTGCATACTTACGGCGTGTTGTTGAATGGTGTATGCAAAGCAGGGGAGATGAAAGCTGCTGAAGTTTTGTTGAGTGAAATGAAAAGTAAAGGTCTTGATGTGAATGATATTATAATCAACACATTAATGGATGGGTATTGTAAGAAAGGAAACGTTGACGATGCGATAAAGCTGCAGAGTTTGATGGAGACAAAAGGGTTTAAACCTAGCGTCGTTTCCTACAATATCATTGCGGCTGGTTTGTGTAAAGCGAACCGGCTCGAGGAAGCGAAGACGTTGTTGTTTACTATGGCGGATAGAGGTGTGGCTCCAAACACGTTAACTTACACGACATTGATCGATATTTTTTGTAAACAAGGGGAGTTTGTCGAAGCTAGACGGACGTTTAAACAGATGGAAAGCAAGGGGGAGAGACCGAATGTCGTGACATACAATGCTTTTATCGATGGGTATTGCAAAAAAGGGTTGATGAAGGAAGCTCATAGGATAAGAAGTGAAATGGAAGCGAAAGGAATGATGCCTGATTTGTACACATTCACTTGTTTAGTACATGGAGAATGTATGGCTGGTAGAGTAGATGATGCGAAGAAgctgttcgatgaaatgcctcagaGAGGTTTCGTTCGAAATGTGATAAGTTATACAGCTATGATTGCGGGTTTGTCGAAAGAGGGAAGATCGGAAGAAGCTTTTAAGTTATATGACGAGATGCAAAAGGCGGGTATTTCGCCTGATGACACCTTGTACTCTTCCCTTGTTGGAAGTCTTCATAATGTTAAGTGTTAA